One window from the genome of Sesamum indicum cultivar Zhongzhi No. 13 linkage group LG15, S_indicum_v1.0, whole genome shotgun sequence encodes:
- the LOC105178010 gene encoding lysine-specific demethylase JMJ25-like isoform X3 has product MKIGFRGPDLILLHSSSFRIYTDKEGWGLEMKKRLKPHGNENKAAVGNMLMKGSKAKKKRSDSNNCHQCHRRDKERVVRCTKCNQKNYCIPCITRWYPTMEEIDCAEACPVCRDICNCAACLQSNAANKDLIPDVKLCTKDKVQHSRHIVRAILPYLKQFVAEQNMEREEEARIQGLSVTGLQIPRANFSPNDQVQCDKCKTSIFDVHRSCLKCSYKLCVTCCREIRGGFLPGSTHYQVHDVIGNFIIIVCPPESMGGCDHGNLELKSIYPDKWVSELLKKAESIAEMCSITDSPEASEGACSCLRSYQGSEMESAKLCEAASREDSNDNFLYCPSAVNIGKLGVKHFQWHLYKGEPVIIRNVLSGTAGLSWEPLVMWRACRKSRKTNHLHILEFQVRNCLNWCEETINMHQFFKGYSDGLFDSEGQLKILKLEDWPPAESFEERLPRHCREFFRCLPFRHYTLPHAGYLNMSTKLPEVSLKPDLGPKMCISYGADHKFGFGSVTMLQYALSDTVNVLMHTAAICVSAERLSMMEQALKSQQGEMLKDKGKRRYNPSIVRNRIQEFEDPESGAVWDIFRRQDVPKLEDYLREHYGEFRHIDSRLQQLVHPIHDKAFYLTEEHKRSLIEEYGIEPWTFVQKLGDAVFVPAGCPYQIRNLKSCTSVAVNFVSPESVGECIRLSREYRSLPYNHRSKEDKLQVKKMAYHAMRRAVKYLENATADKSRSRPTPPLALRDVPHVASRDVSRVASRDVPRVAPRDVPAVAPRDVPILAPRDVPQNPAMPEIMTVDLGFIREDLEAKKMLLDREGHFVAPQRREYLDDEINNLLDIIYAVTGPAP; this is encoded by the exons ATGAAG ATTGGTTTTCGCGGACCTGATTTAATCTTATTACATAGTTCCTCTTTCCG AATTTATACAGACAAAGAAGGTTGGGGACTGGAAATGAAGAAGCGGCTCAAACCTCatggaaatgaaaataaagctGCAGTTGGAAATATGCTGATGAAGGGGTCCAAGGCGAAG AAGAAAAGGAGTGACTCAAATAATTGTCATCAGTGCCATAGGAGAGATAAAGAAAGAGTTGTTCGATGCACCAAGTGCAACCAGAAGAATTATTGCATTCCTTGCATCACCAGATG GTATCCAACGATGGAGGAGATAGATTGTGCAGAAGCATGCCCTGTTTGTCGTGATATTTGCAACTGTGCAGCATGCTTGCAGTCTAATGCGGCTAATAAA GACTTGATCCCAGACGTCAAACTTTGCACCAAAGACAAGGTTCAGCACTCAAGACACATTGTTAGAGCAATTCTTCCTTATCTGAAGCAATTTGTTGCTGAACAAAACATGGAAAGGGAGGAGGAGGCTAGAATTCAAG GTTTATCAGTTACAGGTTTACAGATTCCCAGAGCGAACTTTAGCCCCAATGATCAAGTGCAATG CGATAAGTGCAAGACTTCTATATTTGATGTCCACAGAAGCTGTCTAAAGTGTTCGTACAAGCTTTGTGTAACTTGCTGCCGAGAGATTAGGGGTGGCTTTCTCCCGGGAAGTACACATTATCAGGTGCACGACGTGATtggaaattttataattatagtttgTCCACCTGAAAGTATGGGGGGCTGTGATCACGGGAATCTGGAGTTGAAGTCCATATATCCTGATAAGTGGGTTTCAGAACTGCTAAAGAAAGCAGAATCAATAGCTGAAATGTGCAGCATCACTGATTCTCCTGAAGCTTCTGAAGGAGCATGCTCATGCTTGCGATCATATCAAGGGAGTGAAATGGAGAGCGCAAAGTTATGTGAAGCAGCTTCTCGAGAAGATAGTAAtgataatttcttatattgtCCTTCTGCTGTGAATATTGGAAAACTGGGCGTAAAACATTTCCAGTGGCATCTATATAAAGGTGAGCCTGTAATAATCCGCAATGTGCTAAGTGGAACAGCTGGGTTGAGCTGGGAACCTTTGGTTATGTGGCGTGCTTGCCGCAAGTCTAGAAAGACTAACCACTTGCATATTCTTGAGTTCCAGGTGCGAAATTGCTTAAACTGGTGCGAG GAAACAATCAACATGCATCAGTTCTTTAAAGGATATTCTGACGGCCTCTTTGACAGTGAAGGCCagctcaaaattttgaagttgGAGGACTGGCCTCCAGCTGAATCATTCGAAGAACGATTACCCCGCCATTGTCGGGAGTTCTTTAGATGCTTGCCCTTCAGGCATTACACACTCCCTCATGCTGGTTATCTCAATATGTCTACCAAGTTACCAGAGGTATCACTGAAGCCAGACTTGGGGCCAAAGATGTGCATCAGTTATGGAGCTGACCACAAGTTTGGATTTGGTTCTGTTACCATGCTTCAATACGCTCTGTCAGATACG GTCAACGTCTTGATGCATACTGCAGCAATTTGTGTTAGTGCTGAACGGCTTTCAATGATGGAACAGGCCTTGAAAAGTCAACAAGGTGAAATGCTAAAAGATAAAGGAAAGAGAAGGTATAATCCTTCAATCGTGAGAAACAGGATACAAGAGTTTGAGGACCCAGAAAGTGGTGCAGTATGGGATATTTTTAGGAGGCAAGATGTTCCTAAACTGGAGGACTATCTCAGGGAGCACTATGGGGAATTCAGGCATATTGACTCCCGTCTGCAGCAA TTGGTTCACCCCATTCATGATAAAGCATTTTACTTAACAGAGGAACATAAAAGGAGCCTGATAGAGGAATATG GAATTGAACCATGGACCTTTGTTCAGAAGTTAGGAGATGCTGTTTTCGTACCTGCTGGCTGCCCTTATCAAATTAGAAACCTGAAG TCGTGTACAAGTGTTGCTGTTAACTTTGTTTCTCCTGAAAGTGTTGGAGAGTGCATCCGTCTATCAAGGGAATACAGGTCGCTTCCGTACAATCATAGATCTAAGGAGGACAAGTTACAG GTGAAGAAAATGGCCTATCATGCAATGAGACGAGCTGTCAAATACTTGGAGAATGCTACTGC TGATAAATCGAGAAGTCGACCAACACCACCTTTGGCTCTTAGAGATGTACCCCATGTGGCGTCTAGAGATGTATCCCGTGTGGCGTCTAGAGATGTACCACGTGTGGCACCTAGAGATGTACCCGCTGTGGCTCCTAGAGATGTACCCATTCTGGCGCCAAGAGATGTACCCCAAAATCCTGCTATGCCAGAAATTATGACAGTTGATCTTGGATTCATAAGGGAGGACTTGGAGGCAAAGAAAATGTTACTGGACAGAGAAGGCCACTTTGTTGCACCACAACGGAGAGAGTATCTGGATGATGAGATTAATAACCTTCTCGACATAATTTACGCCGTGACAGGACCAGCTCCTTGA
- the LOC105178010 gene encoding lysine-specific demethylase JMJ25-like isoform X1: protein MKIGFRGPDLILLHSSSFRCHLKSNSLKTRIYTDKEGWGLEMKKRLKPHGNENKAAVGNMLMKGSKAKKKRSDSNNCHQCHRRDKERVVRCTKCNQKNYCIPCITRWYPTMEEIDCAEACPVCRDICNCAACLQSNAANKDLIPDVKLCTKDKVQHSRHIVRAILPYLKQFVAEQNMEREEEARIQGLSVTGLQIPRANFSPNDQVQCDKCKTSIFDVHRSCLKCSYKLCVTCCREIRGGFLPGSTHYQVHDVIGNFIIIVCPPESMGGCDHGNLELKSIYPDKWVSELLKKAESIAEMCSITDSPEASEGACSCLRSYQGSEMESAKLCEAASREDSNDNFLYCPSAVNIGKLGVKHFQWHLYKGEPVIIRNVLSGTAGLSWEPLVMWRACRKSRKTNHLHILEFQVRNCLNWCEETINMHQFFKGYSDGLFDSEGQLKILKLEDWPPAESFEERLPRHCREFFRCLPFRHYTLPHAGYLNMSTKLPEVSLKPDLGPKMCISYGADHKFGFGSVTMLQYALSDTVNVLMHTAAICVSAERLSMMEQALKSQQGEMLKDKGKRRYNPSIVRNRIQEFEDPESGAVWDIFRRQDVPKLEDYLREHYGEFRHIDSRLQQLVHPIHDKAFYLTEEHKRSLIEEYGIEPWTFVQKLGDAVFVPAGCPYQIRNLKSCTSVAVNFVSPESVGECIRLSREYRSLPYNHRSKEDKLQVKKMAYHAMRRAVKYLENATADKSRSRPTPPLALRDVPHVASRDVSRVASRDVPRVAPRDVPAVAPRDVPILAPRDVPQNPAMPEIMTVDLGFIREDLEAKKMLLDREGHFVAPQRREYLDDEINNLLDIIYAVTGPAP from the exons ATGAAG ATTGGTTTTCGCGGACCTGATTTAATCTTATTACATAGTTCCTCTTTCCG CTGTCATTTAAAAAGCAACTCCTTGAAAACTAGAATTTATACAGACAAAGAAGGTTGGGGACTGGAAATGAAGAAGCGGCTCAAACCTCatggaaatgaaaataaagctGCAGTTGGAAATATGCTGATGAAGGGGTCCAAGGCGAAG AAGAAAAGGAGTGACTCAAATAATTGTCATCAGTGCCATAGGAGAGATAAAGAAAGAGTTGTTCGATGCACCAAGTGCAACCAGAAGAATTATTGCATTCCTTGCATCACCAGATG GTATCCAACGATGGAGGAGATAGATTGTGCAGAAGCATGCCCTGTTTGTCGTGATATTTGCAACTGTGCAGCATGCTTGCAGTCTAATGCGGCTAATAAA GACTTGATCCCAGACGTCAAACTTTGCACCAAAGACAAGGTTCAGCACTCAAGACACATTGTTAGAGCAATTCTTCCTTATCTGAAGCAATTTGTTGCTGAACAAAACATGGAAAGGGAGGAGGAGGCTAGAATTCAAG GTTTATCAGTTACAGGTTTACAGATTCCCAGAGCGAACTTTAGCCCCAATGATCAAGTGCAATG CGATAAGTGCAAGACTTCTATATTTGATGTCCACAGAAGCTGTCTAAAGTGTTCGTACAAGCTTTGTGTAACTTGCTGCCGAGAGATTAGGGGTGGCTTTCTCCCGGGAAGTACACATTATCAGGTGCACGACGTGATtggaaattttataattatagtttgTCCACCTGAAAGTATGGGGGGCTGTGATCACGGGAATCTGGAGTTGAAGTCCATATATCCTGATAAGTGGGTTTCAGAACTGCTAAAGAAAGCAGAATCAATAGCTGAAATGTGCAGCATCACTGATTCTCCTGAAGCTTCTGAAGGAGCATGCTCATGCTTGCGATCATATCAAGGGAGTGAAATGGAGAGCGCAAAGTTATGTGAAGCAGCTTCTCGAGAAGATAGTAAtgataatttcttatattgtCCTTCTGCTGTGAATATTGGAAAACTGGGCGTAAAACATTTCCAGTGGCATCTATATAAAGGTGAGCCTGTAATAATCCGCAATGTGCTAAGTGGAACAGCTGGGTTGAGCTGGGAACCTTTGGTTATGTGGCGTGCTTGCCGCAAGTCTAGAAAGACTAACCACTTGCATATTCTTGAGTTCCAGGTGCGAAATTGCTTAAACTGGTGCGAG GAAACAATCAACATGCATCAGTTCTTTAAAGGATATTCTGACGGCCTCTTTGACAGTGAAGGCCagctcaaaattttgaagttgGAGGACTGGCCTCCAGCTGAATCATTCGAAGAACGATTACCCCGCCATTGTCGGGAGTTCTTTAGATGCTTGCCCTTCAGGCATTACACACTCCCTCATGCTGGTTATCTCAATATGTCTACCAAGTTACCAGAGGTATCACTGAAGCCAGACTTGGGGCCAAAGATGTGCATCAGTTATGGAGCTGACCACAAGTTTGGATTTGGTTCTGTTACCATGCTTCAATACGCTCTGTCAGATACG GTCAACGTCTTGATGCATACTGCAGCAATTTGTGTTAGTGCTGAACGGCTTTCAATGATGGAACAGGCCTTGAAAAGTCAACAAGGTGAAATGCTAAAAGATAAAGGAAAGAGAAGGTATAATCCTTCAATCGTGAGAAACAGGATACAAGAGTTTGAGGACCCAGAAAGTGGTGCAGTATGGGATATTTTTAGGAGGCAAGATGTTCCTAAACTGGAGGACTATCTCAGGGAGCACTATGGGGAATTCAGGCATATTGACTCCCGTCTGCAGCAA TTGGTTCACCCCATTCATGATAAAGCATTTTACTTAACAGAGGAACATAAAAGGAGCCTGATAGAGGAATATG GAATTGAACCATGGACCTTTGTTCAGAAGTTAGGAGATGCTGTTTTCGTACCTGCTGGCTGCCCTTATCAAATTAGAAACCTGAAG TCGTGTACAAGTGTTGCTGTTAACTTTGTTTCTCCTGAAAGTGTTGGAGAGTGCATCCGTCTATCAAGGGAATACAGGTCGCTTCCGTACAATCATAGATCTAAGGAGGACAAGTTACAG GTGAAGAAAATGGCCTATCATGCAATGAGACGAGCTGTCAAATACTTGGAGAATGCTACTGC TGATAAATCGAGAAGTCGACCAACACCACCTTTGGCTCTTAGAGATGTACCCCATGTGGCGTCTAGAGATGTATCCCGTGTGGCGTCTAGAGATGTACCACGTGTGGCACCTAGAGATGTACCCGCTGTGGCTCCTAGAGATGTACCCATTCTGGCGCCAAGAGATGTACCCCAAAATCCTGCTATGCCAGAAATTATGACAGTTGATCTTGGATTCATAAGGGAGGACTTGGAGGCAAAGAAAATGTTACTGGACAGAGAAGGCCACTTTGTTGCACCACAACGGAGAGAGTATCTGGATGATGAGATTAATAACCTTCTCGACATAATTTACGCCGTGACAGGACCAGCTCCTTGA
- the LOC105178010 gene encoding lysine-specific demethylase JMJ25-like isoform X4, which yields MKKRLKPHGNENKAAVGNMLMKGSKAKKKRSDSNNCHQCHRRDKERVVRCTKCNQKNYCIPCITRWYPTMEEIDCAEACPVCRDICNCAACLQSNAANKDLIPDVKLCTKDKVQHSRHIVRAILPYLKQFVAEQNMEREEEARIQGLSVTGLQIPRANFSPNDQVQCDKCKTSIFDVHRSCLKCSYKLCVTCCREIRGGFLPGSTHYQVHDVIGNFIIIVCPPESMGGCDHGNLELKSIYPDKWVSELLKKAESIAEMCSITDSPEASEGACSCLRSYQGSEMESAKLCEAASREDSNDNFLYCPSAVNIGKLGVKHFQWHLYKGEPVIIRNVLSGTAGLSWEPLVMWRACRKSRKTNHLHILEFQVRNCLNWCEETINMHQFFKGYSDGLFDSEGQLKILKLEDWPPAESFEERLPRHCREFFRCLPFRHYTLPHAGYLNMSTKLPEVSLKPDLGPKMCISYGADHKFGFGSVTMLQYALSDTVNVLMHTAAICVSAERLSMMEQALKSQQGEMLKDKGKRRYNPSIVRNRIQEFEDPESGAVWDIFRRQDVPKLEDYLREHYGEFRHIDSRLQQLVHPIHDKAFYLTEEHKRSLIEEYGIEPWTFVQKLGDAVFVPAGCPYQIRNLKSCTSVAVNFVSPESVGECIRLSREYRSLPYNHRSKEDKLQVKKMAYHAMRRAVKYLENATADKSRSRPTPPLALRDVPHVASRDVSRVASRDVPRVAPRDVPAVAPRDVPILAPRDVPQNPAMPEIMTVDLGFIREDLEAKKMLLDREGHFVAPQRREYLDDEINNLLDIIYAVTGPAP from the exons ATGAAGAAGCGGCTCAAACCTCatggaaatgaaaataaagctGCAGTTGGAAATATGCTGATGAAGGGGTCCAAGGCGAAG AAGAAAAGGAGTGACTCAAATAATTGTCATCAGTGCCATAGGAGAGATAAAGAAAGAGTTGTTCGATGCACCAAGTGCAACCAGAAGAATTATTGCATTCCTTGCATCACCAGATG GTATCCAACGATGGAGGAGATAGATTGTGCAGAAGCATGCCCTGTTTGTCGTGATATTTGCAACTGTGCAGCATGCTTGCAGTCTAATGCGGCTAATAAA GACTTGATCCCAGACGTCAAACTTTGCACCAAAGACAAGGTTCAGCACTCAAGACACATTGTTAGAGCAATTCTTCCTTATCTGAAGCAATTTGTTGCTGAACAAAACATGGAAAGGGAGGAGGAGGCTAGAATTCAAG GTTTATCAGTTACAGGTTTACAGATTCCCAGAGCGAACTTTAGCCCCAATGATCAAGTGCAATG CGATAAGTGCAAGACTTCTATATTTGATGTCCACAGAAGCTGTCTAAAGTGTTCGTACAAGCTTTGTGTAACTTGCTGCCGAGAGATTAGGGGTGGCTTTCTCCCGGGAAGTACACATTATCAGGTGCACGACGTGATtggaaattttataattatagtttgTCCACCTGAAAGTATGGGGGGCTGTGATCACGGGAATCTGGAGTTGAAGTCCATATATCCTGATAAGTGGGTTTCAGAACTGCTAAAGAAAGCAGAATCAATAGCTGAAATGTGCAGCATCACTGATTCTCCTGAAGCTTCTGAAGGAGCATGCTCATGCTTGCGATCATATCAAGGGAGTGAAATGGAGAGCGCAAAGTTATGTGAAGCAGCTTCTCGAGAAGATAGTAAtgataatttcttatattgtCCTTCTGCTGTGAATATTGGAAAACTGGGCGTAAAACATTTCCAGTGGCATCTATATAAAGGTGAGCCTGTAATAATCCGCAATGTGCTAAGTGGAACAGCTGGGTTGAGCTGGGAACCTTTGGTTATGTGGCGTGCTTGCCGCAAGTCTAGAAAGACTAACCACTTGCATATTCTTGAGTTCCAGGTGCGAAATTGCTTAAACTGGTGCGAG GAAACAATCAACATGCATCAGTTCTTTAAAGGATATTCTGACGGCCTCTTTGACAGTGAAGGCCagctcaaaattttgaagttgGAGGACTGGCCTCCAGCTGAATCATTCGAAGAACGATTACCCCGCCATTGTCGGGAGTTCTTTAGATGCTTGCCCTTCAGGCATTACACACTCCCTCATGCTGGTTATCTCAATATGTCTACCAAGTTACCAGAGGTATCACTGAAGCCAGACTTGGGGCCAAAGATGTGCATCAGTTATGGAGCTGACCACAAGTTTGGATTTGGTTCTGTTACCATGCTTCAATACGCTCTGTCAGATACG GTCAACGTCTTGATGCATACTGCAGCAATTTGTGTTAGTGCTGAACGGCTTTCAATGATGGAACAGGCCTTGAAAAGTCAACAAGGTGAAATGCTAAAAGATAAAGGAAAGAGAAGGTATAATCCTTCAATCGTGAGAAACAGGATACAAGAGTTTGAGGACCCAGAAAGTGGTGCAGTATGGGATATTTTTAGGAGGCAAGATGTTCCTAAACTGGAGGACTATCTCAGGGAGCACTATGGGGAATTCAGGCATATTGACTCCCGTCTGCAGCAA TTGGTTCACCCCATTCATGATAAAGCATTTTACTTAACAGAGGAACATAAAAGGAGCCTGATAGAGGAATATG GAATTGAACCATGGACCTTTGTTCAGAAGTTAGGAGATGCTGTTTTCGTACCTGCTGGCTGCCCTTATCAAATTAGAAACCTGAAG TCGTGTACAAGTGTTGCTGTTAACTTTGTTTCTCCTGAAAGTGTTGGAGAGTGCATCCGTCTATCAAGGGAATACAGGTCGCTTCCGTACAATCATAGATCTAAGGAGGACAAGTTACAG GTGAAGAAAATGGCCTATCATGCAATGAGACGAGCTGTCAAATACTTGGAGAATGCTACTGC TGATAAATCGAGAAGTCGACCAACACCACCTTTGGCTCTTAGAGATGTACCCCATGTGGCGTCTAGAGATGTATCCCGTGTGGCGTCTAGAGATGTACCACGTGTGGCACCTAGAGATGTACCCGCTGTGGCTCCTAGAGATGTACCCATTCTGGCGCCAAGAGATGTACCCCAAAATCCTGCTATGCCAGAAATTATGACAGTTGATCTTGGATTCATAAGGGAGGACTTGGAGGCAAAGAAAATGTTACTGGACAGAGAAGGCCACTTTGTTGCACCACAACGGAGAGAGTATCTGGATGATGAGATTAATAACCTTCTCGACATAATTTACGCCGTGACAGGACCAGCTCCTTGA
- the LOC105178010 gene encoding lysine-specific demethylase JMJ25-like isoform X2, whose protein sequence is MKIGFRGPDLILLHSSSFRNSLKTRIYTDKEGWGLEMKKRLKPHGNENKAAVGNMLMKGSKAKKKRSDSNNCHQCHRRDKERVVRCTKCNQKNYCIPCITRWYPTMEEIDCAEACPVCRDICNCAACLQSNAANKDLIPDVKLCTKDKVQHSRHIVRAILPYLKQFVAEQNMEREEEARIQGLSVTGLQIPRANFSPNDQVQCDKCKTSIFDVHRSCLKCSYKLCVTCCREIRGGFLPGSTHYQVHDVIGNFIIIVCPPESMGGCDHGNLELKSIYPDKWVSELLKKAESIAEMCSITDSPEASEGACSCLRSYQGSEMESAKLCEAASREDSNDNFLYCPSAVNIGKLGVKHFQWHLYKGEPVIIRNVLSGTAGLSWEPLVMWRACRKSRKTNHLHILEFQVRNCLNWCEETINMHQFFKGYSDGLFDSEGQLKILKLEDWPPAESFEERLPRHCREFFRCLPFRHYTLPHAGYLNMSTKLPEVSLKPDLGPKMCISYGADHKFGFGSVTMLQYALSDTVNVLMHTAAICVSAERLSMMEQALKSQQGEMLKDKGKRRYNPSIVRNRIQEFEDPESGAVWDIFRRQDVPKLEDYLREHYGEFRHIDSRLQQLVHPIHDKAFYLTEEHKRSLIEEYGIEPWTFVQKLGDAVFVPAGCPYQIRNLKSCTSVAVNFVSPESVGECIRLSREYRSLPYNHRSKEDKLQVKKMAYHAMRRAVKYLENATADKSRSRPTPPLALRDVPHVASRDVSRVASRDVPRVAPRDVPAVAPRDVPILAPRDVPQNPAMPEIMTVDLGFIREDLEAKKMLLDREGHFVAPQRREYLDDEINNLLDIIYAVTGPAP, encoded by the exons ATGAAG ATTGGTTTTCGCGGACCTGATTTAATCTTATTACATAGTTCCTCTTTCCG CAACTCCTTGAAAACTAGAATTTATACAGACAAAGAAGGTTGGGGACTGGAAATGAAGAAGCGGCTCAAACCTCatggaaatgaaaataaagctGCAGTTGGAAATATGCTGATGAAGGGGTCCAAGGCGAAG AAGAAAAGGAGTGACTCAAATAATTGTCATCAGTGCCATAGGAGAGATAAAGAAAGAGTTGTTCGATGCACCAAGTGCAACCAGAAGAATTATTGCATTCCTTGCATCACCAGATG GTATCCAACGATGGAGGAGATAGATTGTGCAGAAGCATGCCCTGTTTGTCGTGATATTTGCAACTGTGCAGCATGCTTGCAGTCTAATGCGGCTAATAAA GACTTGATCCCAGACGTCAAACTTTGCACCAAAGACAAGGTTCAGCACTCAAGACACATTGTTAGAGCAATTCTTCCTTATCTGAAGCAATTTGTTGCTGAACAAAACATGGAAAGGGAGGAGGAGGCTAGAATTCAAG GTTTATCAGTTACAGGTTTACAGATTCCCAGAGCGAACTTTAGCCCCAATGATCAAGTGCAATG CGATAAGTGCAAGACTTCTATATTTGATGTCCACAGAAGCTGTCTAAAGTGTTCGTACAAGCTTTGTGTAACTTGCTGCCGAGAGATTAGGGGTGGCTTTCTCCCGGGAAGTACACATTATCAGGTGCACGACGTGATtggaaattttataattatagtttgTCCACCTGAAAGTATGGGGGGCTGTGATCACGGGAATCTGGAGTTGAAGTCCATATATCCTGATAAGTGGGTTTCAGAACTGCTAAAGAAAGCAGAATCAATAGCTGAAATGTGCAGCATCACTGATTCTCCTGAAGCTTCTGAAGGAGCATGCTCATGCTTGCGATCATATCAAGGGAGTGAAATGGAGAGCGCAAAGTTATGTGAAGCAGCTTCTCGAGAAGATAGTAAtgataatttcttatattgtCCTTCTGCTGTGAATATTGGAAAACTGGGCGTAAAACATTTCCAGTGGCATCTATATAAAGGTGAGCCTGTAATAATCCGCAATGTGCTAAGTGGAACAGCTGGGTTGAGCTGGGAACCTTTGGTTATGTGGCGTGCTTGCCGCAAGTCTAGAAAGACTAACCACTTGCATATTCTTGAGTTCCAGGTGCGAAATTGCTTAAACTGGTGCGAG GAAACAATCAACATGCATCAGTTCTTTAAAGGATATTCTGACGGCCTCTTTGACAGTGAAGGCCagctcaaaattttgaagttgGAGGACTGGCCTCCAGCTGAATCATTCGAAGAACGATTACCCCGCCATTGTCGGGAGTTCTTTAGATGCTTGCCCTTCAGGCATTACACACTCCCTCATGCTGGTTATCTCAATATGTCTACCAAGTTACCAGAGGTATCACTGAAGCCAGACTTGGGGCCAAAGATGTGCATCAGTTATGGAGCTGACCACAAGTTTGGATTTGGTTCTGTTACCATGCTTCAATACGCTCTGTCAGATACG GTCAACGTCTTGATGCATACTGCAGCAATTTGTGTTAGTGCTGAACGGCTTTCAATGATGGAACAGGCCTTGAAAAGTCAACAAGGTGAAATGCTAAAAGATAAAGGAAAGAGAAGGTATAATCCTTCAATCGTGAGAAACAGGATACAAGAGTTTGAGGACCCAGAAAGTGGTGCAGTATGGGATATTTTTAGGAGGCAAGATGTTCCTAAACTGGAGGACTATCTCAGGGAGCACTATGGGGAATTCAGGCATATTGACTCCCGTCTGCAGCAA TTGGTTCACCCCATTCATGATAAAGCATTTTACTTAACAGAGGAACATAAAAGGAGCCTGATAGAGGAATATG GAATTGAACCATGGACCTTTGTTCAGAAGTTAGGAGATGCTGTTTTCGTACCTGCTGGCTGCCCTTATCAAATTAGAAACCTGAAG TCGTGTACAAGTGTTGCTGTTAACTTTGTTTCTCCTGAAAGTGTTGGAGAGTGCATCCGTCTATCAAGGGAATACAGGTCGCTTCCGTACAATCATAGATCTAAGGAGGACAAGTTACAG GTGAAGAAAATGGCCTATCATGCAATGAGACGAGCTGTCAAATACTTGGAGAATGCTACTGC TGATAAATCGAGAAGTCGACCAACACCACCTTTGGCTCTTAGAGATGTACCCCATGTGGCGTCTAGAGATGTATCCCGTGTGGCGTCTAGAGATGTACCACGTGTGGCACCTAGAGATGTACCCGCTGTGGCTCCTAGAGATGTACCCATTCTGGCGCCAAGAGATGTACCCCAAAATCCTGCTATGCCAGAAATTATGACAGTTGATCTTGGATTCATAAGGGAGGACTTGGAGGCAAAGAAAATGTTACTGGACAGAGAAGGCCACTTTGTTGCACCACAACGGAGAGAGTATCTGGATGATGAGATTAATAACCTTCTCGACATAATTTACGCCGTGACAGGACCAGCTCCTTGA